ACAAAgcaaaaatctaaaaagaaattGCAAACCAAAATACTCATAACCAGATTTGAGTGGGATTGATATTGAAAATCAGGCCCAAAAGAACCCCAAAATATTCATTGTGCACTggccattttaaaattaaaatagacCGATCTCTTGTCTTTTCCCAAAGGCCACTCCCAAAAATTCCCTATTAAAAAACTGGATTTAGAAAATCAAATATGATAGGAGGCATCAAAGTCAAACAAAATTGTTAGAATTTAAAATGAGCTTCCGTATTACTTGCTTCACAAAGATTTTGGTCCTTTGTTGAAGTTGGTCCTTAGAAACTGTTCATTCAGAAATGCAGCATAATGTCATCACTGAACCAATGAGTGCAGAATTTCTATCTAAGAGAATGTTCCTCAAAGAATGTTtagcaaaaacaaaacaagaaaAGTATTTGGAGCTGGACAcaattaagtgtaaattgttgacTTTGCTAAATCTGAGCAACGTCTTAAATCTAAAAGTTTCAGCCGCAGCTCAATGCAGTTTATGCCTTTGGTCCCATTTCCGCACTACGTTTGCTTTTAACAATAGTCTGATTTGATGAATCCTAGTGCAAAGCCTGCAATTACCAGAAGCTCAGGGGTCCAAAAAAACAAACGACTCTCTCCAAAATCCTTCTGGGATTTTTCACAACATAAATGAGGATAGTCTGCTCATAAAACATTAACATCTTCAATGATGCACCAGGTTGAGAATGAGAACGAGTGGCTGAGCAGATGGGAGAGAGAacaaccccacccctcctccagtCTTGGGGGTCAAGCCAGGTAGGACCATCCAACCCAGGGCTGTGGCTGGGAACAAGGCCACTGGCCCACCCAGGATGAGACGTTGAGCACAACTTCCGTTGCAGGGAGGTAGCATTTCCTATCCAAACCAATTCTAACAGCCACTCGGAGAAACAGTTTACTTTGCCCAAGTCACTCAGAAAAATGTAAACATTCCTTTTCCTAAAGAGAAAGcaccttcctcagaaggcaggtgTTTCCACTTCATGAGTCAGGAAACAGACATATTCTCTTCCTGTCCACCCCTGTGCCAGGGAGAAATGTACCCACCAGCTCTACCCTAATGTTATGCAACATATCTTTCCCCATCAGTACTGATGTAACACAGTAACAAAGCCATCCCCACCACTGTGTAGTTATACAGTATCAGACCCATCCACAGTACAGTATCCTGTTATACAGTTAAACCCGTTTCCAGTGCTGTACCTGGTTATTCTGTAACTTATGCTGCAACAGACCCTTTTCACCAATAATGTACCGTTAAACAGTAACCAAACTAGCCTACCAGCACTGCACCCCAATATCATGCAGTAGCAGACCCTACCGCACCAGTGCTGTACCCTGTTTTACAGTAACTAGACCATTCCCCACCAGTACTGCACCCTGTTCTACAGTTACAGACCCAGTCCAAGTTCTGTAGTGTTAGTTACAGGCCCATTCCCAGAACTGTATCCCATGATGCTgcaacagacccatccccaccaatATTGTACCCTGAATTTACACAGTAACAGACTCATCCCCATCAGTATTATATCCTGATATCATACAATAACAGACTGTAAAATATCCCCACCACAGTATCCTATTATACTGTAACAGGCCTATCCCCACCAGTACTATACACAAATATTGTACAGCGAGATCTGTCATCAACAATATGACGGGTCCACAAATGGATAGGGACTAAAGCCTCCATAAAATTCCTCACACATTACAACCTGTCATTGTGATCCGCTCTTTTTGAATTGGGGCTATCCTACTAGTTCCCATGAACCGCTGGCAAGCCTACAACCAGGACAGCAAGCATGGCAAGCTTCGAGACGGGATGGAAAGATACCTGGTCAAGCCGCGGGGACAAGGAGCCATCTTATGGTCTGGTTGTAGTCTGCATGCAACATGCTCTGATTCGCAGCTGTAGGTTAcgatccaaaacctcacctattccttttccctagagatgctacctgacccgctgagttactccagcattctgtgtccatattCTGAGGAGGCAGACTAGGAATGCAAATACCCATTTGCAAGTTTGGAATTCTGCTAAATTCAGAAATTTCTCATCCCAATAGTAGGCAATGCGAACAACTTAAAATTGGAACTCAAAACAATCTGTTTCAGTTAAGGTACTAATTCCATAACTGGATGCCTGAAACAATTATATTGATCCAAGAAATTGTAAATCTTCAGGGTGTTTGAAACTAACAACAATGCTAGTCAGCGGGGACCCTAGATACCAGCTCCTTCAGCTTGTGTTTGGATACCTGTAACATTTTCTACAAGATGTCCCAGTGATGCAGAGAGTAAGGTCAACAATATTTTGAGTCTACTAATAGTTAAGAGAAGATTGCCCATTGCTTCATGTTTGAATAAATAGATTACTGGtaaaaagtcaatggatatagaaAGAAATATTGTGTGGTGTGATTACATCAATTTTGACCAATGTTCAATCCTAACTGAGCCACAAATCAAAATAAAACAGACACATTTGAACGCAAATTTGGCTCACACTAAAAAAATCTGTAAAAGTCCTCAACATCCCAGCCAATAATACTCCAAAACACAATGCTGTGCATGTTGATGAGATCTCTTCTTTGGCAGCAGGAGATTGTTAGTAGCTGTAGAGAGACAATGGAGTGTCCTCTTCCATCATGTCATCCTAGAAATGGAAGAAAATATTAGTTTAGAAACCAAATAAATTACCTCCCTTTAAAAAAAAGCTCCATCTTCATGAACTGCTCCAGGTGGGAGTCTGGGAAACTACTTGAATACGAGCAGCAAAAGCCTTTTATTAATTAGTCGTAAGATTATACAGCATAAAGCTGGCCTTTCTCCCCGACTCCATGCTGACCTTCAAGCAGATCTACACACTGCTCCCATTTTATTCTTGTTGCAGTCTCATCAACTCCCACAACACTCCACTACTCACCTCGAGGCGATTAACAATGACCAGGTTAACCTACTGACCCAGATACTTCCTGGGATGTGAGAGAATACCAGAGGaaacatgcaaactacacaccCTCAGCACCAAAGGCAAAAATTGAAACTGGGTTTTTGGAGCAGGGAGGCACCAGCTTTAATAGCTGCACTATTACGGTCAGCATTAATCTTGTGCCACAGCAGACATTCCACCTGCAGAGCTTCTTGGCAAAAATATGCCAAATGATTCTGTACCAGGGCATTGCTCAGATTGTAACACCTTCCAGGATGGGCTTCGGACAAAACAGCCATAATTAAGAAATGTCAGAAGAAAACACACAATGGAGGTGTTTCATTTTCCGATTTTAACATAATAACCAGCAGTCTTCGCTCTGATTCTCGTAGGTCTTTAAGCCACTAAATCTAGCAtttgaaaaaaaacattgcagAGATTAAACTACGATTTTCAAAATCATTGTTTTCTTAGATGCCAAAATATTGCTTCTGGTGGGTTTAAAGGCGTACCCATTTATAATGGGAGTGATATGTTTAGTCACAAACAACGAGTCATTAAAGTGCAAATTATCAAAATCCACCCTTTTAAATGAACAAAGATGTCATCGGGGAGGAAGTGTTATAGGAAACTAACAGGACACTTTGAGCAATTCTGCACGATGCAAAGGGGACCAGGAATCGCACCGAGGTTCTGCTGTCGTGGGATCagtaaaagaaaaacaacaaaagcgAACAGCAGGGCAGAACTGGTCATGACGCATCTCCCAGTTTCTGCCAAATTCAACTTTGCCTTATATGAAGTTGAATCTTCAGCCATCCCTTATAAGGAAAGAAACAACCAGGCATTTCTACACAGTTTTGGCTGCAGAGTCTCAGTCAGACTCCTACTTTCCAATGTTAGTTGGTGCCCTTAAGGAGTTAGCTCATGGGTCCCACTGGGAGGTTATGGTCAAACAGGGACCTGGATCCTGGAAAAGTGCATTACAAGAAAATCTGTTGTATCTTTGACTCCGAAATGGAGGAAAGAATCTTTGATAGCCAGTTCAAATGGCACTTCTGTACTCCAGATTTGTGGAAATAGAATGCCCTCTAACTCATTCAATGAACACTATCTGGGCACCAGCTGGCACAATGGCAAATGTTTGCAGTACAGATCATTAACAGGCATAGAAATAACACTCCACATCAAGAGTTACAAAAATGTGCTACAGTCTATTGAGTGCAGCTAATTACAGCAGGAACATTCCTTCCTCAAAATCATACTTAAATTGAATTATACTTGGTACAAACTTAAGCATATATTCAATACATCTGATAATTCGGTATCAAATGAAGTTCACCCATTTTCTGATTAcataaaaataactgcagatcaacTCTAATCAAATGATCAATTCTTCATCAAACCATAAAATTTCAATCACTCCTTTACAACTACAAATATCAATCATTATAATGGTGTAAAAATGAAAATAGCCTTGTAAAAAGGTGCATAGGTGAAAGTCACTTTTGTTTGTTATATGGAGTTTATGTTAAAACAAATACATTGAAAATAAGAATTATAATGCCAAGCCAGTTAGCCTCTTCAGTTTTCTTACCATTGGAAGTTCATGAAGTCGCCTAAATTCTGGTTGGTGGACTCGCTGCCGATATTTCAGAAATCCAAGAAGTGAAACAATTCCAATAATAATGAAGAAAACTGTGATCATTCCTATAACCAGTGGGTCCACTTTGTTTTGGCTTGGATTAGAAATTGGCTTCCCTATATTTAAAGAAAAAGGAAATGATACTTCTACTAGAACAGCGTCAGATCAAGTAAAATGGAGTTCTCCTCCACAGCACCGGCAAGCAGCCTATGTCCCTTCATTAAGAGCCAGAACGCTAATCTCGCTATTTAAAAGCTCAGGAACTCTCTCATTGGTTTCTATTTTGTAGTGCCAGCACAAACACTGCACTCCAAGGACTCTCCAAAATTAATTTCAAATGTTGCAAGAGAGGggcttaaaatgtttaaaataaatggcagagattttttttaaatgtgactcTAACATGTGGAATAATCATGCCCAGAGATTTAAAGAAAAATGCATGGACAATGGCCGAGAGTGATGTGCTGAGGTGGACAGAGTGCCGTAATATTACAACTGTGGAAACAGATCATGTGTGTTATGTGTGGATCTATAATCTAGAGGTCAGATTGTGGGCATGGGGGTCACAAAGTATCTAGGTACAGTTTCACAGAGTGGCGGAGGGAAGGAAAGAGGAGTCAAAACTTGACAAAGTGTTATGAAAACAACAAAAGACAATGTCCCCCACAACTGACCGAGTGGAGTAAGTGGGCCAACACTAGACTCACCACAGAAACTCCCTGGAAAATTTTAAACAAAGTAATACTCTAACTTTGCGATTTGTCAAGGACATTAAGTTTTCACCATCTCTGAATATATGATACAAGAACCACTAAAAGCATTAAACAAAGTTTGAATGACTTAAAGTGGCCTATAACCCTGcaaccatatcatatcatcatatatacagccggaaacaggccttttcggcccaccaagtccgtgccgcccagtgatccccgcacattaacactatcctacacccactagggacaatttttacatttacccagccaattaacctacatacctgtacgtctttggagtgtgggaggaaaccgaagatctcggagaaaacccacacaggtcacggggagaacgtacaaactccttacagtgcagcacccgtagtcaggatcgaacctgagtcgacggcgctgcattcgctgtaaagcagcaactctacggctgcgtcCCATTCAGTTGAGTGGGATTGAGAATCATCTGCCAGGTTTAACACATTGAGTGTAGACTGTTCAACATGAAAACTGAAGTAGTGGATTCCATTCTGCCATTGGACTCCAGCAACTAAGCCCAGCAGGAGGTAACTGGCAGAGACTGGTCCCCATGTTCGTAAACCCTGGAGCTCACTGGAAGCTCAGTTGAATACTGTTGGGTGTAGAACTATTAGTAAAATGTGGGGATATGTGCATCCGTAGGACAGTACGGAAGTACAGAGAAGAGATCTTTGTGAGACATAGTTAACAATTTGACTATGGGGAAAGACGTCGTCCTTCCAAATCTTCTATTCCATTTATCAATAGGTGGGGTGAAAGGCAAATAGAAGAGTGGTTATAAATGGGCCATTAACAAAATAAAAGCTAAATGACTGATTGACCATTCTTATCCTACATTCCAAAGCAGCAACAGGAACACAGGACAGTTGCTTGGCTACAGCACTTCTTGAAGGTAGAATAGATTGTAGGGTTAACCAAATCTCCAAAGTTTAACAGAGTGCTTTGAAGaccaaataaatgtacaatacacacatacatattacAAAATGATAAGGAACAGGTTCAAGTCCTCTATCTAAAAATGTACTTTACCTGTTAAATGGATAAGTAGCAGACAAGTAAACATTAAATATTTCTGTAATTATTGGACTCAGTTAAGTTATAGTGATATTTATTAATTTtatcaaactgcacacagtaaatgTCACAATGAAACACAAAAGCTCCCCGAAGCACATTTTCTATAATTTCAATATTTCCCCAAATCATATTAAATTGGTatactattgtcatgtgtcctgaaatagacaatagacaatagacaataggtgcaggagtaggccattcagcccttcgagccagcaccgccattcaatgcgatcatggctgatcactatcaatcagtaccccgttcctgccttctccccataccccctcactccgctatccttaagagctctatccagctctctcttgaaagcatccaacgaactggcctccactgccttctgaggcagagaattccacaccttcaccaccctctgactgaaaaagttcttcctcatctccgttctaaatggcctaccccttattctcaaactgtggccccttgttctggactcccccaacattgggaacatgttatctgcctctaatgtgtccaatctcctaattatcttatatgtttcaataagatcccccctcatccttctaaattccagtgtatacaagcccaatcgctccagcctttcaacatacgacagtcccgccattccgggaattaatctagtgaacctacgctgcacgccctccatagcaagaatatccttcctcaaatttggagaccaaaactgcacacagtactccaggtgcggtctcaccagggcccggtacaactgtagaaggacctctttgctcctatactcaactcctcttgttacgaaggccaacattccattggctttcttcactgcctgctgaacctgcatgcttcctttcattgactgatgcactaggaaatatagtgaaaaactttgttctacatgctatccagacaaatcaaACCATTCATGAGTGTAATCATACCACACAGGtgtaacaggtagtgcaaaaaaaaagggaaaaggaaacagtgcagaatatagtgttcacGATTATGAGAGAATGTGCAGATAAACCAAAAGTGCAAGGGcctcaacaaggtagattggaaggtaggcacaaaatgctggagtaactcagtgggtcgagcagcatctcgggagagaaagaatgggtgacctttcgggtcgagacccttcttcactgatgtcagggtagggggcgggacaaagatagaatgtagtttgaaacagaaagactagtgggagaactgggaaggggatagagagggaaaagcaggaactatcagattagagaagtcaatgtttataccgttgtggtgtaaactacccaagtgaaatacgaggggctgttcctccaatttgcactggacctcactgacaatggaggaggctcaggacagaaaggtcagattgggaatgggagaggacatgctgagccaccgggagatcaggttggttaagacggactgagtggaggtgttcagcgaaacgatcgccgagcctgcgcttggtcccgccgatgtagagaagttgacacctggaacagcggatacagtagatgaggttggaggaggtgcaggtgaacctctgcctcacctggaaagaccgtttgggtccttggatggagttgaggggggaggtaaagggacaggtgttgcatctcctgcagttgctggggaaagtacctgggaagggggtggtttgggcaggaagggacaagtggacatgggagttacggagggaatggtctctgcggaaagcagaaagggatggagataggaagatgtggccagtattgggatcccgttggaggtggcaaaaatgttggaggattatatgctgtatgcgacggctgatggggtggaaagcgaggacaaggaggactctgtccttgttatggatggggggagggggagcaacagCGGAGCcgcaggatattgaggagaccctagtgagagcctcatctaagaTGGaataggggaacccccatttccgaaacaatgaggacatctccgatgccctggtatggaactccACGCTGGAAATGTCAGCCATTTAGTTCAGGTAGCCTATGCTGCTGTTTATACTTTATACGTTGCTTGAGAAATAAATTGGTTTCTATATTACCTACCATTCACCATTTTTTTGGCATTGTCCGCACGGTCCCCACTCTGCTGGGTCGAAAATAATGTGGTTGCTTTGTTGATCATTGTACTACTTGTGACGACGGTTTCTATCGTGGCGTGGGTGGCCCTGGGCTGGTTGGTGGAGGTGCTTtctgtgatggtggtggtggatatGCCTGCAGAGCTACTGGGTGACACTGCGATCGGCATGGTCTTGGTTGGGAGCACTGGCTGAGTTTCAGATTCTGCCGTCAGCATAGCAGTGGTCAACTCTGAAATGAAAACACAGATACTCTTTCATGCAAACTTATTTAGGACAGCTGAAGGCCTAAAGGCCTGACGTACTTAAAGGTTCTGAGCTTCACATTAAGTCCAAGTCTCAGTTATTGATTTTGCATTCATATGTTAAGAAAACTTCAGGTAAAAACCACCAAGGTTACATTTTGACAAGTAACAACAGCATTTCACAGAAGGAATCTCACATTACTTTGGTCTCTCTTTGTATCATACTACCAGTTACACTGGCATTTTTCACTCCCAGGTTTTAAGTGTAAATTCCTTAGCCTTATCTTTGAGCCGATTATGCCATCACATCATTGTAGGAGCAGCAGTCCAACCAAGGCATTGGTCCAAAAATCTTGAGACAGTGATGACACCTCAACGTAAGGAATGACATGCAAATTGATATGATTAATTCACGAGAAGAACCACACCTTTATCAAAACTTCTCCAGTACACGGCTCTACAAAAACAAGTTAAAACAAGTTTTCAGCCTCCAAAAAAAGATAAAGAGCTggtacaactcagcaggtcaggcagctactctggagaacatggataggcgacattttgggtcagggtccttccaaaaattaaacaaaaagtCTGAAAATGGTGGATTCAAAGCAATGAAAAACTAATGAACATCCAAGGGGCAAACGGTCATCCCGAAAATGATAGGGAAAAGTCTGATGGCCTACAACCTAAGGTTGTAAAAACAGGCTGAAGAGAAAGTAGATGCATTCCTTGTGATCTTACAAAGGCACTTGCGTTCTAGAAAGACGGCAGCCGATTGGAACTGGCTgagttttagaaggataagatGTGACCGCAATGAAACAGACTAAGGGGACTTATGTCCAGATGTAGACGGGATCATTAAGGAAAAAATGTGTTGAGTAATCAAGGTCGAGTGGAGGAGAGATTTGTTCTTTAAAAGCCATGAATAACTGGAAATTCCTAATCCAGACAGTTATTAATGCCATTATTGAGTAGATAGATATTTTGGATTACAAAAGTTAAGGTTTATGGGGTAAATAAGGATAGCACAGTGGCATGGCTGGTAGAATTTCTGCCTCACACGGCAGAGACCCCTGTTGGATCCAaagctcaggtgctgtctgtgtgaagtttgcatgttctccttgtggtcacatgggtttcccctggattctctggtttcctcccatatcccaaaggtgtgtaagtttgtgggctgattggcctctgtaaattgccccacatctgtagggagtggatgggaaagtgggataacatagaactactgtgaatgggtgatcaatgagagGTGTGGATATGGTAGGTCATACTGTATCTTGCAATCAATCATAGAATCAGAgttgtacagaatggaaacaggccgccttggcccaacttacccatgctgactgaccaagatgccgcttcaacactagtccaacctgcctgcatttggcacatatccctctaaacctttcctctccatcaaTAGGAATCAAGGCCAAATCCTGAACAGCCACAACCTTCTGGAATGGCAGAACAACTGGAGTTGTTTTACAGCCTGCTCTGGTTCCTCAGCCTCAGAAAGGGAAAATAACTCTTGAGGGGTTAATAACCCGAGCTGGATAACTTAAACAGAGTCTCGCTATGTGTCAACACATTCACTGCTCCACCCCTTCAGTGCATTAATTAAACCAAGTGATTTTCACAATTTGTTGGGACTAGATTTCAGGAAAGCTTTCATGGTGCAAATCACAACATTCTCACCTTTacaattttaaagtttttttctcCAAGAATCCACAGCATGCAAGTGGCTTTGGCGGTGGCGTTAATGTGAAGAAAGCACTTCACCAAATGAACAAGCTCTTACCTTTTGATTCCTCGTGTCTGGTAAATGTTGCAGGAGGAGCATTCTTTGGCTGAGTTGTGGTCTCAGGCCCAGACTCTGGAGCAATTGAATGTTTCTTCTCAGTGGTCTCCATTTGTTGTGGGACCCTTGTCATTTGAACAGTAGGTTCAACCTTTGTGACGTTGCCATTTTTCTCAGTCACATTATGAACTACAGTGGCATCAGGAGATTTTGTATTGAGACTGCTGCGACTTGTAGGACTTGCAGTGGGCTTGCTACCTTCTACTTGGgttttatttcttgcaggagGGGCTCCATCTGTAACCGTGGTagccatttctttttttttggttaGTTCACTCATCTCTGTGTTCTGAATTAAAGCACTATTAGTTGAATTTTCTGATGAATTATTAAAATCAGTTCCATTTTTCAGACTCGGAGTAATAGGAAGATCTACAGTACTGTCCACGTCTGTATGGGCTGTGTTACCACTGCTCGATCTTGCTGTAGATTTATTTAATCCCAGTGTAGTTGCTGCCACATTAAACAACGATGTTGCATCACTGGACGTTGTTTCTTTTACATTAATTGGTTCTTCAGTagaattttctttaaaaataaacagAAGAACATGGTCAATGGGAAATGCTGATGTATCATAGGACAATCTACTATTCTGGTTATTTATATCAACATTTTTAATATGTTCATTTGGCAGTGTAGCTGCACCAGTCTCTAATAAGTTAAAGATAAACTCCTTGAACCATCAAGATGTTTCTTTTGGTACATCTATCCAACTTCATtcaaattttaaagaaaaaaacatttttattctaaaagaaattgcagcaaaaccTTGAAGGGTCAGAAATCAAGTGGATGGCAGATAAACACTGATGCTACCAAAAACAAGTTACAGGTGGGGAAAAGGTGGTGACGATTCAACCTCATAAATTgcaatgtgtctgtacacttagTTGATTAAGGACTCCACATACCCACTTGTACTACATCTCCCAAAGCAACAGTCAACCTGCACAGAATCAAAATAAGACAGGATGCCATTCTGCCTCGAGCCAGCTTCCGATAGGACAATCTCATCATCCCATTCCTGCTCAATCCCATAAACTAGAATATTATTCTCCCAAGTAGCTAATTCATGCCCTTTTGAAGGAACTGGTAGATTCTATGTTTACTACCCTTACAGTGAAACCAATGCTTTAACGGAAAGACTTTCCTCACATCCTCCTTGTATGTTACATCAGATACTGTTTAATAtacaaaaagacagtgctggaatatctcaacaggacaggcaacatctctggagaacaatgattggcaatgtttcatgttgagaccttcttcagactgatttgggggggggggggagagaaggaacagaaaGCTGGAATAGGGGAGAGGCAAAGCATGGCAAGTAATAGGTCACCTTgaaccgggtgggggggggggggggttgataggcagatggttgtaaCAAAGGAcagagataagaacagaaggtgaaagccaggtttgaagagttgtggattgtgaagccagaggggtaACAGCAGGGGTGTGGGAAAAGAGTTGGGGTACAGggaaggtaagggggggggggggggagggggtggaaggggtaGTTTGAGGTTGCCCACAattgggaattcaatgttcataccattaggttgtaagctcccAAACGCAACacgaggtgctgttgctccactttgtatgtggtctcactctggcaatgggggcagcccaggacagaaagattaaTGTGACATTGGGAAGGGGAGTCAAAATGGTTATCAATCAGGAGATCCAGTCGGTCTTGGCAGACCGAACGCAATTGTTTAGTGAAGCCGACGGCAATTCTAAATTTGGTATCGCTGATGTTGCTGATGTAGCCTCCTGTACATTGTCAAGACCGACAAACTAATTACTCTCCAGGCTGACAAACAACTAGGCTTTTGCAATCATAAACTGGACTCACAAATGAGGAGCACACACAATCACGCTGGAGCCAACTTCTAAACATTGTCTCATTTAAGGAAATTGTTATGTCATTGTTGGTATTA
The sequence above is a segment of the Rhinoraja longicauda isolate Sanriku21f chromosome 11, sRhiLon1.1, whole genome shotgun sequence genome. Coding sequences within it:
- the LOC144598368 gene encoding uncharacterized protein LOC144598368 — its product is METVERRKICLCLFVAVFVASLENSTEEPINVKETTSSDATSLFNVAATTLGLNKSTARSSSGNTAHTDVDSTVDLPITPSLKNGTDFNNSSENSTNSALIQNTEMSELTKKKEMATTVTDGAPPARNKTQVEGSKPTASPTSRSSLNTKSPDATVVHNVTEKNGNVTKVEPTVQMTRVPQQMETTEKKHSIAPESGPETTTQPKNAPPATFTRHEESKELTTAMLTAESETQPVLPTKTMPIAVSPSSSAGISTTTITESTSTNQPRATHATIETVVTSSTMINKATTLFSTQQSGDRADNAKKMVNGKPISNPSQNKVDPLVIGMITVFFIIIGIVSLLGFLKYRQRVHQPEFRRLHELPMDDMMEEDTPLSLYSY